A single genomic interval of Argopecten irradians isolate NY chromosome 8, Ai_NY, whole genome shotgun sequence harbors:
- the LOC138329829 gene encoding uncharacterized protein, which produces MAAFQEDTVENVKFQGVLPPPPPSSTGAFEEKCSAILQRLEHDLRNEPSEHKLPQGETSAQGLPERGPSQRTSISAKCGASHISSTHSRSSSASSILMKQKAKVEGARAKLESTALEVQMKKEKMELKARLSMLAAKRDAEEAGKDVQYISKVEETTTKECLNFNDPNSGQPTNFTETNHGQHINFTETNHGQHIDITETNNGQHKYFAETEQISKLPARINVSSQPIGTQGIIDSGNNPTQMIDLCAQFAKFMVKKDLLLSRLTAFNDSPELFASWKATFQNIASEMEVSATEEIDLLIKWLGPESSRQAQALRAAKAGDPRSCLKTIWDRLNERFGSHEMVRAAIDKRLVNFQRIGKDLHKLYDLADLVTEINALKDDPRYSTLLAYYDSPSGVKPIVNKLPISLKEKWTTEATRYKKKWEVLYPPFSYFAMFIRDLAVVRNDPSFTYDNSTTDTKKDEGTSGNARTKTARPNITVRKTETKETSASQTLCPIHNTKHSLNQCRPFRIQPIGERKDLLFKKGLCFRCCGMEKHLARDCTASVRCELCNVTDHPTALHVSSQDDSTTTTKQPPRKKAWVSKSHGGESSGKETTPTDIKTSCTQICGNPVATSKSCGKIVMAKLYPKGKHQQALTVYVIIDDQSNRTLGRSCIFDHFEEDSPALEYSMSSCAGTRIDIGRRLSNYTIESMDGSFKTRLPEVIECNGIPDVREEIPTPEVTKHYKHLNNLTNLIQPVKDEVMISLLIGRDLPEVHHIMDQRTGKAGSPFAQKLRLGLVVVGETCLGAIHKTENVNVNKLNTLANGRPTCLHPCHNKMEVNDESPIFFKSPDENKPGLSVRDRKFLQIMETEFMKNEEGSWTAPLPFIEPRERLPNNREAALKRARSLEISMKRNSKKKEDMFTFMGGIIEKGHAEVAPSTPEEQEKWYLPLFGIYHPRKPNKIRGVFDSSAKFKGVSLNDSLLTGPNMTNNLVEVLLRFRKGSVAVAADVEHMFYCFVVRPEHREFLRFFWYKDNDFEKQLMEYRMTRHVFRKWIVTSHSHLRTSESNRRGR; this is translated from the exons ATGGCCGCGTTCCAAGAAGACACAGTAGAAAATGTCAAATTCCAAGGTGTTTTACCCCCTCCTCCTCCATCTTCTACTGGG GCATTTGAAGAGAAGTGCTCAGCCATTTTGCAGAGATTGGAGCATGACTTGCGGAATGAGCCTTCAGAGCATAAGCTACCACAAGGTGAAACTTCAGCGCAGGGCTTACCAGAGCGCGGACCGTCACAACGAACTTCTATAAGCGCTAAATGTGGTGCCAGCCATATTTCTAGTACGCATTCAAGAAGTAGCAGTGCTAGTTCAATTTTGATGAAACAAAAAGCGAAAGTAGAAGGCGCAAGGGCAAAATTAGAGTCTACTGCTTTGGAagttcaaatgaaaaaagaaaaaatggaaCTGAAAGCTCGTCTTTCAATGTTAGCTGCAAAAAGAGATGCAGAG GAGGCAGGCAAAGATGTTCAGTACATATCAAAGGTAGAAGAAACTACAACTAAAGAATGCTTGAACTTCAATGACCCCAACAGCGGTCAACCAACAAACTTTACTGAAACAAACCATGGTCAGCACATAAACTTTACTGAAACAAACCATGGTCAACATATAGACATTACTGAAACAAATAATGgtcaacataaatattttgcGGAAACAGAGCAAATTTCGAAACTGCCTGCAAGAATCAACGTATCAAGTCAACCTATTGGGACACAGGGCATAATCGATTCAGGAAACAATCCTACTCAAATGATTGATTTGTGTGCACAATTTGCGAAATTCATGGTTAAGAAGGACCTACTTCTGTCCAGGCTTACAGCCTTTAATGATTCACCTGAGTTATTTGCCTCATGGAAAGCCACATTTCAGAATATAGCTTCAGAGATGGAAGTATCTGCTACTGAAGAAATTGATCTTCTGATCAAGTGGTTAGGACCTGAATCGTCAAGACAAGCTCAAGCACTCCGTGCAGCCAAGGCAGGCGACCCAAGGTCTTGTCTGAAGACGATCTGGGATAGGCTTAACGAGCGTTTCGGCAGTCACGAAATGGTACGTGCAGCCATTGATAAAAGATTGGTCAACTTCCAGAGGATTGGTAAAGACCTTCATAAGCTTTACGATCTTGCTGATTTGGTAACAGAGATCAATGCCTTGAAGGATGATCCGAGGTACTCCACACTTCTGGCCTACTATGACAGTCCATCTGGGGTCAAGCCTATCGTAAACAAGCTACCTATCTCTCTCAAAGAAAAATGGACCACAGAAGCCACACGATACAAGAAAAAGTGGGAGGTTTTGTATCCACCCTTTTCCTACTTTGCAATGTTTATCAGGGACCTAGCTGTTGTAAGAAATGATCCTAGTTTCACATATGATAACTCTACTACAGATACCAAGAAGGATGAAGGCACATCTGGGAATGCGAGGACAAAAACTGCTCGTCCAAATATCACAGTACGGAAAACAGAAACCAAGGAAACCTCAGCTAGTCAAACACTCTGTCCCATTCACAATACAAAACATTCTTTGAACCAATGCAGGCCATTCAGAATTCAACCTATAGGTGAACGGAAGGACCTATTGTTTAAAAAAGGCTTGTGTTTCCGCTGCTGTGGAATGGAGAAACATCTAGCAAGAGACTGCACTGCATCAGTGCGCTGTGAGCTTTGTAACGTCACAGACCATCCTACAGCTCTTCATGTTTCATCTCAAGATGATAGTACCACGACAACAAAGCAACCTCCAAGAAAGAAAGCATGGGTCTCGAAAAGCCATGGAGGGGAGAGCAGTGGTAAGGAAACTACTCCTACTGACATCAAGACTTCCTGTACTCAAATTTGTGGAAATCCTGTCGCCACTAGCAAATCTTGTGGAAAAATTGTGATGGCGAAGTTATATCCGAAAGGAAAGCATCAGCAAGCCTTAACTGTCTACGTCATAATTGATGATCAAAGCAATCGCACATTAGGACGCTCATGTATATTTGATCACTTTGAGGAGGACAGTCCTGCCTTGGAGTATTCCATGTCGTCATGTGCAGGGACACGCATAGATATTGGACGCCGATTGTCAAATTACACGATAGAGTCTATGGATGGAAGCTTTAAAACTAGATTACCAGAGGTCATCGAGTGCAACGGAATCCCAGACGTTCGGGAAGAGATACcgactccagaggttactaaaCATTACAAACACCTAAACAATCTCACAAATTTGATTCAACCTGTAAAGGATGAGGTTATGATATCACTTCTTATTGGACGTGATCTTCCAGAAGTCCACCATATCATGGACCAACGTACAGGCAAAGCTGGCTCACCTTTTGCCCAGAAACTACGACTTGGATTGGTTGTTGTTGGGGAAACTTGTTTGGGTGCCATCCACAAAACTGAAAATGTAAATGTGAACAAGCTAAACACACTAGCCAATGGGAGGCCTACCTGCTTACACCCTTGTCATAACAAGATGGAAGTTAACGATGAGAGTCCTATCTTTTTCAAGTCACCAGACGAAAACAAACCAGGATTGTCTGTAAGGGATAGGAAATTTCTTCAAATCATGGAGACAGAGTTCATGAAAAATGAGGAGGGTAGTTGGACGGCACCACTGCCATTTATAGAACCTAGGGAAAGACTTCCAAACAATCGCGAGGCAGCGCTGAAGCGCGCAAGGTCTCTGGAGATAAGCATGAAAAGAAACAGTAAGAAAAAGGAGGACATGTTCACATTTATGGGAGGTATTATTGAGAAAGGTCATGCCGAAGTAGCCCCAAGTACTCCAGAAGAACAGGAAAAGTGGTATCTCCCTCTATTTGGTATTTATCACCCTCGTAAACCAAACAAGATTAGAGGCGTTTTTGACTCGTCAGCCAAATTTAAAGGTGTGTCGCTGAACGACTCTCTTTTAACCGGTCCTAACATGACAAACAACCTGGTTGAAGTTTTGTTGCGGTTTAGGAAAGGATCTGTCGCAGTAGCTGCCGACGTAGAACATATGTTTTATTGCTTTGTGGTGAGGCCAGAACATAGAGAATTTCTTAGATTCTTTTGGTACAAGGACAATGACTTTGAGAAACAGTTGATGGAATACAGGATGACCCGTCATGTTTTTCGGAAATGGATCGTCACCAGCCATAGCCACTTACGGACTTCGGAAAGTAATAGAAGAGGCAGATGA